TTTGTCAAGCCTGATGTCAAGCTGGAAGAAAGGATTTACACGGGAGGAGTTTGTCTCTCCATACTCAGGGAAAAAATAGTTGCTGTTTTCACTTTCGATAACCCCGATAATGGGGGTAGTCGGATCACCGCTGACAAACCGCATACGGAAACCGAGATCGAATTCTCTTTTTAAATGCCAGCTCCCAAGCATCTGCAGGTTATGGGTCTGATCTTTTCCATACAGTACCCACTTTTTTTCAGACCGATCATAACGTTCGCTTCTGGAGAGAGTATAGGCGATCCAACCGAAAAACCTCTCGTTTTGTAAATGCCTGAGCATCAGTTCCATACCGTACATCCGGCCTCTGCCGTTACTGTACCAGAGCCTCTCAGACTTTGCGATTTCGGCTCCTTCCGCCATCCTTGGAATGTCCCACTGATTATTGAAATAAAACTGCAGATCCGAGTTGATAAGATCTGTTATCTTCCACTCATGTCCGGCAACATAGTGTGCAGCTTTGGTTGCCGGCATTGATGGGACACCCCATTTCTGGTGTATTACCTGACCCATGGGCTGGGGGGTCTGGCTGTAGTTGCCGATTGCGGCTTTGAAAGTGTGATTTTTTAATGCCTCATACCTGGCATTCAGACGCACTGAGGGCTCACCGCTGTAACCCCTGCTGTTGTTAAATCCCTGATAACTCCAGAATTCAGGCACAATCGATCCGTCATATATAAGCTCCGGGAAATAATCATAACGGATTCCCGGAATGATAAGCAGTTCATCGATGGGTTTCCATTCGAGATTAAGGTATGCCCCAACTACTCCGAAATGCCAGTTTTCATTGGAATCTCTCTGAAACAGACCATTGGCAGAGGGAATGACAAGTTCCATGTCATAGGAGATATTTTGAATGTCTGCTCCAATGTTTAAAGCACAGTGCCGGTTGAATGTATAAGTCAATTGATCCCTGAAATAGCTGGTCAACATATCTGCATCCTGACGCATGATACCGAAAACTGAGACTCTCTGAATGCCGTAACTGAGGCTGTATCGGAAAGAATTTTTCCACTTATTGTCAGGTGTCCAGTCCCAGCCCAGGATTCCGGTATGAAAAGAAAGATTCATCCCAAGTCTGTCCCTGGCCTCGGAAACCTCCTCTGAGCCGATCCGCAAATCAGGGTAGATTATTCCCATGCTGTCACGGTAGCCGAAAAGAGTGAAAGAGAGTTTGTGGTTTGACGGCAAACCGGCATCCGCTCTTAACAGGTAATCCCAGTAAAAAGGTGAGAGTGTTGCCGGAAACTGGTCCTCTGCCATCTTCGCGGCCAGACCCAGAATCTCACCAATAAAGCTGCGACGGCCTGAAAGAAGCACTTTTACATTCTCGTTTACCGGACCTTCTACCAGAAATGACCCGTCGACATTACTGACATCCACCTGTGCATGAAATCTGTCGGATTTTGCCGCTCTGCCGTTTATCTCTATTACTCCCCCTATTGCTCCTCCGTACCGTGTCCCGAATCCGCCCGGATAAAAATCGATCGATTCAAGAGCTTCGGAATTGTAAATAGATTTGAGACCTCCAAAATGATAGAGTGAAAGCAGCTGCACTCCGTCAAGGAAAAACCGTGAATCCCATGATGGCGCCCCCCGGACTATGATATCACCGGATCCAAAAGAGGGCCTCGCCACCCCGGGCATCGCCTGTACAACCCTGATCGCATCACCTCCAAGTCCGGGTATCCTGCGGACCTCCTGAATTGACATCTGACGCCTGCTGATCTCTTTTTCCTCTATCTGCCCATATACCACTATCTCATAGTCGGAATAGGAATGGCGCTCGATGAAATAATTTGCAGAAAGCTCCTCATTTTTTGTTATTGTCTCCTTTGTTCCGGAGGAACTGTATCCTGAGGCAATAACCGAAACTTCTACAGTACCGGCAGGAAGACTGTAAAAACGGAAAACACCCTGAGAGTCAGATTCAGTTACAAGCTTGCCTTCCTCCAGCCGCTGCCCGGGTATTGATGCAATCTTTTTTATATACTCTCTGAAGGGAAGAGGAAGAGTTTTGTCTGAAAGAGTATCATTGAAAGTCAGAACCACCATGGCATCGGCAACAGGGGCGCGGGTGCCCTTTTCAAGTATCTTTCCCAGGAAATTGACGGTTTCAGGAATCGAGTCTACAGCTTCCTGAAGACTGAAGCGGTACTCGTATTGGAGAAGCACAGCGACACTGTCTCCATCGGCGGTTGCAGGAGTAAATTTGAAAAGCCTGCATGCCGCTGCCGCGCTGCTGTCAAGCTGTGGATCCAATCCTCTTAACACAGTTACACTGTCGACACCACCGGTTTCGTTTACCAGCAGTTCAAGCAAAACAGCCCCCTCGATCCCCTTTTTCACCAGTTCAGCAGGGTAATCCGCCTCTATAAATGTCAAAAGCTCAGGCATTTTCTCGATCGGGGGAAGGGAATCCTCCTCTGTTTCAGCCACTGGCTCTGTATCGGCATCGGCATCAATTTCCAGTAAAATCTCTTCAGGTTCCTCAGTGATTGTGCCTGAAGGTTTTTCCTGGCCCTGAGTACTCAGGCAGAAAAGAAGAAAGATGAGGGGTAATTTTATCATTTTTTTACCTTTGATTAATCTGGTTTAATTTAAAGATGTATTATCTCATTTTATTAACCTGATTAAGAAAACAATTTCTTGTTTTAATTGGGGAAGTTACAGTTTGTAACGGAATTACCCGGGTGGAAAACGCAGGAAATTCTGGTACAGAACTAAATATACGTTTGAGCAACAGCGGGAGAAGAGGCAAACGTATGTGATTTCCATTTCGGCTGAATGGGGAAATATATAAATGACATAATAGAAAAGACTTCCTGTCTGAAAGTTACACCTGCACGTTTACCGGAAATTATTTTAAAGACTTATCAAAATTTGCGGAGAGGTGTCCGAGTTGGTTTAAGGGGCACGCCTGGAGAGCGTGTGTACGGTTCCCGTACCCAGGGTTCGAATCCCTGCCTCTCCGCCATAAAATACCCCGACCTGATTTC
The DNA window shown above is from Fibrobacter sp. and carries:
- a CDS encoding TonB family protein produces the protein MIKLPLIFLLFCLSTQGQEKPSGTITEEPEEILLEIDADADTEPVAETEEDSLPPIEKMPELLTFIEADYPAELVKKGIEGAVLLELLVNETGGVDSVTVLRGLDPQLDSSAAAACRLFKFTPATADGDSVAVLLQYEYRFSLQEAVDSIPETVNFLGKILEKGTRAPVADAMVVLTFNDTLSDKTLPLPFREYIKKIASIPGQRLEEGKLVTESDSQGVFRFYSLPAGTVEVSVIASGYSSSGTKETITKNEELSANYFIERHSYSDYEIVVYGQIEEKEISRRQMSIQEVRRIPGLGGDAIRVVQAMPGVARPSFGSGDIIVRGAPSWDSRFFLDGVQLLSLYHFGGLKSIYNSEALESIDFYPGGFGTRYGGAIGGVIEINGRAAKSDRFHAQVDVSNVDGSFLVEGPVNENVKVLLSGRRSFIGEILGLAAKMAEDQFPATLSPFYWDYLLRADAGLPSNHKLSFTLFGYRDSMGIIYPDLRIGSEEVSEARDRLGMNLSFHTGILGWDWTPDNKWKNSFRYSLSYGIQRVSVFGIMRQDADMLTSYFRDQLTYTFNRHCALNIGADIQNISYDMELVIPSANGLFQRDSNENWHFGVVGAYLNLEWKPIDELLIIPGIRYDYFPELIYDGSIVPEFWSYQGFNNSRGYSGEPSVRLNARYEALKNHTFKAAIGNYSQTPQPMGQVIHQKWGVPSMPATKAAHYVAGHEWKITDLINSDLQFYFNNQWDIPRMAEGAEIAKSERLWYSNGRGRMYGMELMLRHLQNERFFGWIAYTLSRSERYDRSEKKWVLYGKDQTHNLQMLGSWHLKREFDLGFRMRFVSGDPTTPIIGVIESENSNYFFPEYGETNSSRVNPFFQLDIRLDKKLVFDKWMYSFYIDLQNISWFLYKSPEMEFYNYDYTEKMTFSMFPMLSAGVKAEF